One window from the genome of Streptococcus halotolerans encodes:
- the glyQ gene encoding glycine--tRNA ligase subunit alpha, whose translation MSKKLTFQEIILTLQQYWNDQGCMLMQAYDNEKGAGTMSPYTFLRAIGPEPWNAAYVEPSRRPADGRYGENPNRLYQHHQFQVVMKPSPSNIQELYLESLEKLGINPLEHDIRFVEDNWENPSTGSAGLGWEVWLDGMEITQFTYFQQVGGLATSPVTAEVTYGLERLASYIQEVDSVYDIEWAPGVKYGEIFLQPEYEHSKYSFELSNQDMLLENFEKFETEAARALEEGLVHPAYDYVLKCSHTFNLLDARGAVSVTERAGYIARIRNLARLVAKTFVAERKKLGFPLLDEATRAALLAEDAE comes from the coding sequence TTGAGTAAAAAATTGACATTTCAAGAAATTATTTTAACCTTACAACAATACTGGAATGACCAAGGGTGCATGCTGATGCAGGCTTATGATAATGAAAAAGGTGCAGGTACTATGAGTCCCTATACTTTCCTTCGCGCCATTGGTCCCGAGCCTTGGAATGCTGCTTATGTCGAACCATCACGTCGTCCGGCGGATGGTCGTTATGGTGAAAACCCTAACCGCCTTTACCAACACCACCAATTCCAAGTGGTTATGAAGCCATCTCCATCCAATATTCAAGAACTTTATCTTGAGTCTCTGGAAAAATTAGGTATCAATCCTTTGGAGCATGATATTCGTTTTGTTGAAGACAACTGGGAAAATCCATCAACTGGTTCAGCCGGTCTTGGTTGGGAAGTATGGCTTGATGGTATGGAAATCACCCAGTTTACCTATTTCCAACAAGTGGGAGGTCTGGCAACGTCACCCGTCACTGCTGAGGTTACTTATGGATTGGAACGATTGGCTTCCTATATTCAAGAAGTCGATTCTGTTTATGATATTGAGTGGGCTCCAGGTGTTAAATACGGTGAAATCTTCTTGCAACCCGAGTATGAACATTCAAAATACTCTTTTGAACTGTCAAACCAAGACATGTTACTTGAAAATTTTGAGAAATTTGAGACAGAAGCTGCTCGCGCTTTAGAAGAGGGGCTAGTCCACCCAGCTTATGATTATGTCCTCAAATGTTCCCACACTTTCAATCTATTAGATGCGCGTGGTGCCGTTTCTGTTACCGAGCGTGCTGGCTATATTGCCCGTATCCGGAATCTTGCTCGTCTTGTGGCGAAAACCTTTGTCGCAGAACGTAAAAAGCTTGGTTTCCCATTGCTGGATGAAGCAACAAGAGCAGCGCTTCTCGCTGAAGATGCAGAATAG